One window of Pirellulales bacterium genomic DNA carries:
- a CDS encoding methylated-DNA--[protein]-cysteine S-methyltransferase → MSRVGRRNGRVKRKPTTQRARTVVDAPPATVNVFPSSLGWIAVVTRGETVEQLVFGFASPDEAVRAIDEAEVGTARGTAWSRRLAARLQAYADGGGDDFRDVKVLEESWTPFQQDVLKACRRIPYGRTLGYSELADAAGYPRAARAVGNVMANNCLPLIVPCHRVLAAGGRLGGYSNRLGLAMKKRLLALEATNPGPKRRATRH, encoded by the coding sequence ATGAGCCGTGTGGGGCGTCGAAATGGCCGTGTCAAACGAAAACCCACGACCCAGCGAGCACGAACCGTCGTTGACGCGCCCCCCGCGACAGTGAATGTCTTTCCCAGTTCTTTAGGGTGGATTGCTGTCGTTACGCGCGGCGAGACGGTTGAGCAATTGGTGTTCGGCTTTGCCTCGCCGGACGAGGCCGTTCGAGCCATTGATGAGGCCGAGGTCGGAACCGCGCGCGGTACGGCTTGGAGTCGCCGACTCGCCGCGCGCTTGCAAGCCTATGCCGACGGTGGCGGCGATGATTTTCGCGATGTGAAGGTGCTTGAGGAGAGTTGGACTCCCTTTCAGCAGGATGTTTTGAAGGCCTGTCGGCGAATTCCCTACGGTCGCACGCTCGGTTATTCGGAACTGGCGGATGCCGCCGGCTATCCAAGAGCAGCCCGCGCCGTGGGCAACGTGATGGCGAACAATTGTCTGCCGTTGATCGTGCCGTGCCATCGAGTGCTGGCCGCCGGTGGACGCCTGGGGGGCTACTCGAATCGACTCGGCCTGGCGATGAAAAAGCGGTTGTTGGCCCTCGAAGCAACGAACCCAGGTCCGAAGCGCCGAGCAACGCGTCATTGA
- the lexA gene encoding transcriptional repressor LexA, with translation MADLERLTKRQREVYQFIREKIRHRGYGPTVREIGTHFEISSPNGVMCHLKALEKKGLIHREPNMSRAIMLATETPEGGGGLPLAGRIAAGHLQEAVSQDERIDFSQMFGADDQYVLEVRGDSMIEDQIADGDYVVIRKQDTAQRGQIVVALTDENEATLKRWFPEANRIRLEPANSSMEPIYVKNARVLGVVVGVVRKVG, from the coding sequence ATGGCAGATCTGGAACGGCTGACAAAACGTCAACGCGAGGTCTACCAGTTCATTCGCGAGAAAATCCGGCATCGCGGCTACGGGCCGACGGTGCGCGAGATCGGCACCCATTTCGAAATCAGCTCCCCCAACGGCGTCATGTGCCATCTCAAGGCACTGGAAAAGAAGGGGCTGATCCATCGCGAGCCCAACATGTCGCGGGCGATCATGCTGGCCACGGAAACGCCCGAAGGAGGTGGCGGGCTCCCCTTGGCAGGCCGTATCGCGGCCGGTCATTTGCAAGAGGCCGTTTCCCAGGACGAGCGCATCGATTTCAGCCAGATGTTCGGCGCCGATGACCAGTACGTGCTCGAGGTTCGCGGCGATTCGATGATCGAGGACCAGATCGCCGACGGCGATTACGTCGTCATCCGCAAGCAAGACACCGCACAGCGGGGCCAAATCGTGGTCGCCTTGACCGACGAAAACGAAGCCACGCTCAAGCGCTGGTTCCCCGAGGCCAACCGCATCCGCTTGGAGCCGGCGAATTCCTCGATGGAACCGATCTACGTGAAAAACGCCCGCGTCCTGGGTGTCGTCGTGGGCGTCGTGCGGAAAGTCGGCTAG